A section of the Aminiphilus circumscriptus DSM 16581 genome encodes:
- a CDS encoding acyltransferase — translation MGAEVLSSDQTAPFPLVFRIYTHDSIQWAVSGGKANYDYAPVRIGNNCYIGPNTIIAKGVTIGNRCIIGARSLVLSDIPSGSKAYGTPCKVASSDGDKSAFLKNDAFIF, via the coding sequence ATGGGAGCGGAGGTCTTGTCATCGGATCAAACTGCTCCATTTCCGCTGGTGTTCAGAATTTACACTCATGACTCCATTCAATGGGCAGTCAGCGGAGGAAAGGCAAACTACGATTATGCACCCGTTCGCATTGGCAACAACTGCTACATTGGTCCCAACACGATCATCGCTAAGGGAGTTACCATCGGAAATAGATGTATTATTGGGGCAAGGAGTTTGGTACTGAGCGATATTCCGAGTGGGAGTAAGGCATATGGAACTCCTTGCAAAGTCGCATCGAGTGATGGCGACAAAAGTGCTTTCTTGAAGAATGATGCTTTTATTTTTTAA